In uncultured Campylobacter sp., a genomic segment contains:
- the purH gene encoding bifunctional phosphoribosylaminoimidazolecarboxamide formyltransferase/IMP cyclohydrolase encodes MRALISVSDKEGIVEFAKGLERLGFEILSTGGTHKLLKEQGVKAVEVSEYTGSPEMFEGRVKTLHPKIHGGILHKRNDANHLSQAAQHGIGGIDLVCVNLYPFKQTTIRTDDFDEIIENIDIGGPAMVRSAAKNFASVYIVTSPLDYDEVLRVIEGADENEKAIFRRNLMIKAYEHTAAYDSMIANYMNERFNDGFGEMKFIAGSKVFDARYGENPHQKGALYEFDYFFSNNFTALKGEASFNNITDINAALALASSFDAAPAVAIVKHANACGFAVKSNLLESYVEALKCDPVSAYGGVVAINGTLDRALAEKINEIYVEVIIAANVDEDALAVFEAKKRIKIFTQGNKFLQRANDKYDFKHVDGGFVYQQSDEVKASELENMKLQTERAASEAELKDLEIAWKVAALTKSNCVVYVKNSAVVAIGMGMTSRVDAARAAVAKARDMGLDLRGCALASEAFFPFRDSIDIASEAGVKAVIQPGGSIRDDEVVQAANEHGMAMYFTGVRHFLH; translated from the coding sequence AAGAAGGCATCGTAGAGTTTGCAAAAGGACTCGAGCGACTCGGTTTTGAGATATTAAGTACGGGCGGCACGCACAAACTGCTAAAAGAGCAGGGCGTAAAGGCGGTCGAAGTGAGCGAATACACGGGCTCGCCCGAGATGTTTGAAGGGCGCGTGAAAACCCTGCATCCAAAAATTCACGGCGGGATATTGCACAAGCGAAACGACGCAAACCACTTAAGCCAAGCCGCGCAGCACGGCATCGGCGGCATCGATCTAGTCTGCGTAAATTTATATCCGTTTAAACAAACCACCATCCGCACAGATGATTTTGACGAGATCATCGAAAACATCGACATCGGCGGCCCTGCGATGGTACGATCGGCGGCTAAAAACTTCGCTAGCGTTTATATCGTCACGAGTCCTCTTGATTATGACGAGGTTTTACGCGTCATAGAGGGCGCAGACGAGAACGAGAAGGCTATTTTTAGGCGAAATTTGATGATAAAAGCCTACGAGCACACCGCGGCATACGACTCGATGATCGCAAACTACATGAACGAGCGCTTTAACGACGGCTTTGGCGAGATGAAATTTATCGCCGGCAGCAAGGTTTTTGATGCGCGTTACGGCGAAAACCCGCACCAAAAGGGCGCGCTATACGAGTTTGATTATTTTTTTAGCAACAACTTCACCGCGCTAAAAGGCGAAGCTAGCTTTAACAACATCACAGATATAAACGCCGCTTTGGCACTGGCAAGCAGCTTTGACGCCGCTCCTGCGGTCGCCATCGTCAAGCACGCTAACGCTTGCGGTTTTGCCGTAAAATCAAATCTGCTAGAAAGCTACGTCGAAGCGCTAAAATGCGATCCCGTCAGCGCATACGGCGGCGTCGTGGCGATAAACGGCACGCTAGACCGCGCTTTGGCAGAAAAAATCAACGAAATTTACGTCGAGGTCATCATCGCCGCAAACGTGGACGAGGACGCGCTTGCGGTATTTGAAGCAAAAAAACGCATCAAAATTTTCACTCAGGGCAATAAATTTTTACAGCGAGCAAACGACAAATACGACTTCAAGCACGTTGACGGCGGCTTTGTTTATCAGCAAAGCGACGAGGTGAAAGCTAGCGAGCTAGAAAATATGAAACTACAAACCGAGCGCGCAGCCAGCGAGGCCGAGTTAAAAGACCTCGAGATCGCGTGGAAGGTCGCGGCGCTTACGAAAAGCAACTGCGTCGTCTACGTGAAAAACAGCGCCGTGGTCGCTATCGGCATGGGTATGACTAGCCGCGTGGACGCCGCGCGTGCGGCCGTGGCTAAGGCGCGCGATATGGGGCTTGATTTACGCGGTTGCGCGCTTGCTAGCGAGGCATTTTTCCCGTTTCGCGATAGTATCGATATCGCAAGCGAGGCGGGCGTAAAAGCCGTGATACAGCCGGGCGGCAGCATCCGCGACGATGAGGTCGTGCAGGCGGCAAACGAGCACGGCATGGCGATGTATTTTACCGGCGTGCGCCA